From Paenarthrobacter sp. A20:
GTTCACTGTGGCACTTGCGCTCCGCCAAGGACAAGAGCCCGCGGTAGCACCACCGTCGGGCGCTACTTGCCCATCCCGAGTGTCAGTCCCTCCGTCAGACGCCGGCCCAGCCATACGTAGATGATGAGCATCGGCAGGACCACGATCACCAGCCCGGCGAACAGTCCGCCCCAGTCAGCTCCCGAATACGTTTGTTGCTGCACGAAGGAAATCAGGGCGACGGGCAGCGTGTACTTCTCGGTGGATTGCAGGAGGGTCAGGGCCAGGAGGGTTTCGTTCCAGTGGGAGATGACCTGAAGGATGAAGGCGGTCAGGATGCCTCCCTTGGCCAAGGGCAACGTGATGCGCCAGAACGTGCCGAATGCCGTGGTGCCGTCCAGTGCCGCTGCCTCTTCCATTTCCAAGGGGAGGGATCGGAAGAATGCGGTCAGCAGGAAGACCGTGAAGGGCATGGAGACGCCGATGTACACGAGGTTCAGCCCGATGATGCTGTCCGTTAGATAGACCTTGTTCAGCATCACGAACAGCGGAATCAGGATGACCTGCGCGGGAATACCCAGGCCCAGGATGAAATACAGGCTCAGGCCACGGGTCAGCCTGTTGTCCACGCGGCTCAGGTAGTACGCGCAGGGTGCGGCAATGGCTACGGTCAGGACCGAGGACACCACCGTGGTCAGCAGGCTGTTCCAGGTAGCCACCGCGAAGTCTCCCACGGTCCAGGCGCGGACGAAGTTGCCGAAGTCCAGGGACGATGGCACGCCCCAAGGGTCATCAAGAATGGCACGGGTATCCCGGAATGCCTGGGCAACCATCCACACCAGGGCTGCGATGCTGATCGCGACAACCAGCCACAGCAGCGCAACCCCGATCCCCCGGACGACGCTGCGCTCACCACGCAGTGCCGGGCTGACGCCGCGCCTTCCGCGTCTGCGTGGGGCGGTGATGGATCCCTGCAGTTTGTATTCGCTCATGACATTTCCTTTAGAACTCGACGGCGTCGCGACGCATGGCGCGGCGCAGCAGGACAACCAGGACGGAGATCAGGGCCAGGGACAACACAGCGGACGCTGTCGCGGCCCCATAGGCGGGCGTTGACTGTCCGGAGAAGGCGTTGACGTAGGTGTACACGGCAGCGGTCCAGCTCTGCGTTGGCGGCACGCCGGCCCCTGAGCTGCCACCGAAGACCCAGACGATCTCGAAGATTTTCACCGACGAGATGGTCCACAACACGGCGCAGGTCCCGAAAACATCCCACGTCAGCGGCAGGATCACGTACCGCAGGCGCTGGAAGGCAGACGCGCCGGCCAAGGCGCAGTCTTCGTAGTAATAGGGCGGAATACGGTCGACGCCGGCCATCAGGATGGTGGTGAAGTAACCAGTGGTGGTGCAAACAAGCGTGACCATGATGAGCGGGAAAATGTTGTCCTGAGCCAGCCACTTGGGCGGGTCGGTCACTCCGAGG
This genomic window contains:
- a CDS encoding carbohydrate ABC transporter permease translates to MSEYKLQGSITAPRRRGRRGVSPALRGERSVVRGIGVALLWLVVAISIAALVWMVAQAFRDTRAILDDPWGVPSSLDFGNFVRAWTVGDFAVATWNSLLTTVVSSVLTVAIAAPCAYYLSRVDNRLTRGLSLYFILGLGIPAQVILIPLFVMLNKVYLTDSIIGLNLVYIGVSMPFTVFLLTAFFRSLPLEMEEAAALDGTTAFGTFWRITLPLAKGGILTAFILQVISHWNETLLALTLLQSTEKYTLPVALISFVQQQTYSGADWGGLFAGLVIVVLPMLIIYVWLGRRLTEGLTLGMGK